A window of Lepidochelys kempii isolate rLepKem1 chromosome 1, rLepKem1.hap2, whole genome shotgun sequence contains these coding sequences:
- the SOWAHC gene encoding ankyrin repeat domain-containing protein SOWAHC, whose product MAEEPALSPESVLRFLAARGGRARNAELLEHFRGWLSPPEPERRARARQRFKELVNAVATVHLEPGSGAKYVQLRRRYRPAGTPAADQQDSPPGDQPLDPGGSEAAAPLDPPAAPEPLPSIADAVPVDPPAAPEPLPSIAVTPDEEADSAPRSRDSSPCPGGQPPEIAPAAPGKPGPEDGALREKGPPSCPQQPPQAGSRSDLPRLGQAPPGGGRKRSSRRNVPRGLQPGHGGEEPVPPARLVEEEGAEAGSGSPCSPGSSGGGATPRSSRKNFRELMMGSSPQLKRSFFPGAPRARGGDSDSASLASSSAEEESGAGSSVALDPLEHAWMLSAADGRWESLEGLLSCEPGLLSKRDFITGFTCLHWAAKHGRQELLAMLVNFAHKQRLPININARTSGGYTALHLAAMHGHLEVVKLLVGAYDADVDVRDYSGRKAANYLSQSTTEEMRSLVGALQEEGEGVVGNGSGRWRLSKVLPSNLIAYKLSHHHQGQGEETESGEGAAALGKGKEMSRKASNSGRMKPRLNKIRFRTQIIHTTPSFKGEEEEEEEQEEKPLKTSFKLRPKSNVFG is encoded by the coding sequence ATGGCCGAGGAGCCGGCGCTGAGCCCGGAGTCAGTGCTGCGGTTCCTGGCGGCGCGGGGCGGGCGGGCGCGGAACGCGGAGCTGCTGGAGCATTTCCGGGGCTGGCTGAGCCCGCCGGAGCCGGAGCGCCGCGCCCGGGCCCGCCAGCGCTTCAAGGAGCTGGTCAACGCCGTGGCCACCGTGCACCTGGAGCCCGGCTCCGGCGCCAAGTACGTTCAGCTGCGGCGGCGCTACCGGCCCGCGGGGACCCCGGCTGCGGACCAGCAGGACTCGCCACCCGGTGACCAGCCCCTCGATCCCGGCGGCAGCGAGGCCGCCGCCCCCCTCGATCCCCCGGCAGCGCCCGAGCCGCTGCCCAGCATCGCGGACGCCGTCCCCGTCGATCCCCCCGCGGCGCCGGAGCCGCTGCCCAGCATCGCGGTGACCCCTGACGAGGAGGCGGACTCGGCACCGCGGAGCCGGGACTCCTCGCCTTGTCCCGGGGGGCAGCCGCCGGAGATCGCGCCTGCTGCCCCGGGAAAGCCGGGCCCCGAGGATGGGGCGCTCCGGGAAAAGGGCCCCCCCAGCTGCCCGCAGCAGCCGCCTCAGGCGGGGAGCAGGAGCGACTTGCCCCGGTTGGGCCAGGCGCCCCCGGGCGGCGGCAGGAAGAGGAGCTCGCGGCGCAACGTGCCCCGGGGGCTGCAGCCGGGGCACGGCGGGGAGGAGCCGGTTCCCCCTGCCCGGCTTGTCGAAGAGGAGGGGGCCGAGGCCGGTTCCGGCTCCCCTTGCTCGCCGGGCAGCTCCGGCGGGGGCGCCACCCCCAGGTCCAGCCGCAAGAACTTCCGCGAGTTGATGATGGGCAGCTCCCCCCAGCTGAAACGGAGCTTCTTCCCCGGGGCCCCCCGAGCCCGCGGGGGGGACTCAGACAGCGCCTCGCTGGCCTCCTCCTCCGCCGAGGAAGAGAGCGGCGCGGGGAGCTCGGTAGCGCTGGACCCCCTGGAGCACGCCTGGATGCTGTCGGCCGCGGACGGCAGGTGGGAGAGCCTGGAGGGGCTGCTGAGCTGCGAACCGGGGCTGCTCTCCAAGCGCGACTTCATCACCGGCTTCACTTGCCTGCACTGGGCCGCCAAGCACGGGCGCCAGGAGCTGCTCGCCATGCTCGTCAACTTCGCGCACAAGCAGCGGCTGCCCATCAACATCAACGCGCGCACCAGCGGCGGGTACACGGCGCTGCACCTGGCCGCCATGCACGGCCACCTGGAAGTGGTCAAGCTGCTCGTGGGGGCCTACGACGCAGACGTGGATGTGAGGGACTACAGCGGGCGCAAGGCCGCCAACTACCTGAGCCAGAGCACCACGGAGGAGATGCGGAGCCTGGTGGGGGCCCTGCAGGAGGAGGGCGAGGGCGTTGTGGGCAACGGGAGCGGGCGCTGGAGGCTCTCCAAGGTGCTCCCCTCCAACCTCATTGCCTACAAActctcccaccaccaccaggggCAGGGCGAGGAGACTGAGTCAGGCGAGGGGGCAGCAGCCCTGGGCAAGGGCAAGGAGATGAGCAGGAAAGCCTCAAACAGCGGCAGGATGAAACCACGGCTCAACAAAATCCGATTCCGCACCCAGATCATCCACACCACCCCCTCTttcaaaggggaggaggaggaagaggaggagcaggaggagaagcCACTGAAAACGTCCTTCAAACTCAGACCTAAATCCAATGTCTTCGGATAA